One window of Vicinamibacterales bacterium genomic DNA carries:
- a CDS encoding tetratricopeptide repeat protein, with translation MVIPRRLFAAIAAALVCAAASPRAQKPDPTAGLTAAVSAAERALQIGERQIAESHLRSALFEGWMLLGAIAATEGRLPEARTAFTRAASAIANARIAEEALAAVQTQMGDAAAALPTLSRLSGMDPKNMRVRHLLAQAYIVSGNPAAAVQELEEAHALAPEDLETVFTLASGYARLKKFDEAERLFARLAKARPMPQTHVLIGRAYRDAGAYDRATASLRRALAIDPKVRRAHYYLGMVALLSEGVVRIDDAIAEFEQEQKIAPDDPLNTLRLGMALVVARRERDALPTLETLARSPHPSPEAIEYLGRAQLGAGRATDAAATLQRAVTMASERSADPAKLGQLHYVLATALREAGRGAEAAAAFEKAAAASAERAKTDRERLARYLADSGEAPGTNTGAVPLESAVLEGTTPEQRAELARRAVTALARTSLNLGVLQAQARRFTRAAASFEQAAALDPSLPRVQFSLGVAYFNAGEHAKAIAALERASAAEPQDRELRRMLALASFNAGQFARAAELLADDPQRASDPSLEYTYGTALVRSDRGAEAERVFSRLLAAHGDSPELNVVLGQAHAQQGDFDEAIKTLRHALALKPDVAEANASLGLIYLKQGKLADAAQALRAELAQHAGDLASRYTLATVLDLDGQPDAAIGELRLVLRAHPDHANARYLLGKILLARGDAGTALSHLEIAVRLAPQDANIHYQLGLTYQKLGQPDLARRQFEEFQKLKDQGRKGGA, from the coding sequence GTGGTCATCCCCCGCCGCCTGTTCGCGGCGATCGCCGCCGCGCTGGTCTGCGCGGCCGCATCCCCGCGCGCGCAGAAGCCGGATCCCACCGCCGGGCTGACCGCCGCGGTGTCGGCGGCGGAGCGCGCGCTGCAGATCGGCGAGCGGCAGATCGCCGAGAGCCACCTCCGATCCGCACTCTTCGAAGGCTGGATGCTGCTGGGCGCGATCGCCGCGACCGAGGGACGTCTGCCCGAGGCGCGGACGGCGTTCACGCGCGCCGCCTCCGCGATCGCGAACGCGCGGATCGCCGAGGAAGCCCTTGCCGCCGTCCAGACGCAGATGGGGGACGCCGCGGCAGCGCTGCCCACGCTCTCCCGCCTCTCGGGCATGGATCCGAAGAACATGCGCGTCCGCCACCTGCTCGCGCAGGCATACATCGTCAGCGGCAACCCGGCGGCGGCCGTGCAGGAGCTCGAAGAGGCGCACGCGCTGGCGCCGGAGGACCTCGAGACGGTCTTCACGCTGGCCTCCGGCTACGCGCGGTTGAAGAAGTTCGACGAGGCCGAGCGGCTGTTCGCGCGCCTGGCGAAGGCCCGTCCGATGCCGCAGACGCACGTGCTGATCGGCCGCGCCTACCGCGACGCGGGCGCCTACGATCGCGCCACGGCGTCGCTGAGGCGCGCGCTCGCGATCGACCCGAAGGTCCGCCGGGCCCACTACTATCTCGGCATGGTGGCGCTCCTCTCCGAGGGCGTCGTCCGCATCGACGACGCGATCGCCGAGTTCGAGCAGGAACAGAAGATCGCGCCCGACGATCCGCTGAACACGCTGCGCCTCGGGATGGCGCTGGTGGTCGCACGGCGCGAGCGGGACGCGCTGCCGACGCTGGAGACGCTGGCGCGGTCGCCGCATCCCTCGCCGGAGGCGATCGAGTATCTGGGACGCGCGCAGCTCGGCGCAGGGCGCGCCACCGACGCCGCGGCCACGCTCCAGCGGGCGGTGACGATGGCGTCGGAACGCTCCGCCGACCCGGCGAAGCTGGGCCAGCTGCACTACGTGCTGGCGACGGCGCTGCGGGAAGCGGGGCGCGGCGCCGAAGCGGCGGCAGCATTCGAGAAGGCCGCGGCGGCGTCGGCCGAACGGGCGAAGACCGATCGCGAGCGCCTCGCGCGCTATCTCGCCGACAGCGGCGAAGCGCCCGGCACGAATACCGGCGCGGTGCCGCTCGAGTCCGCCGTCCTCGAAGGCACCACGCCGGAGCAGCGTGCCGAACTGGCGCGGCGGGCGGTCACCGCGCTGGCGCGGACGTCGCTGAACCTCGGCGTGCTGCAGGCGCAGGCGCGCCGCTTCACCCGCGCGGCGGCGTCGTTCGAGCAGGCGGCCGCGCTGGATCCGTCGCTGCCGCGCGTGCAGTTCTCGCTCGGCGTCGCCTACTTCAACGCCGGCGAGCACGCCAAGGCGATCGCGGCGCTGGAGCGGGCGAGCGCGGCCGAGCCGCAGGATCGCGAGCTGCGGCGGATGCTGGCCCTGGCCTCGTTCAACGCCGGCCAGTTCGCGCGCGCCGCCGAGCTGCTGGCCGACGATCCGCAGCGCGCGTCCGATCCGTCGCTCGAGTACACCTACGGCACCGCGCTCGTGCGCAGCGATCGCGGCGCCGAGGCCGAGCGCGTCTTCTCACGCCTGCTGGCGGCGCACGGCGACTCGCCGGAGCTGAACGTCGTGCTCGGCCAGGCGCACGCGCAGCAGGGGGACTTCGACGAGGCGATCAAGACGCTGCGCCACGCGCTGGCATTGAAGCCCGACGTTGCCGAGGCGAACGCCAGCCTCGGTCTGATCTATCTCAAGCAGGGAAAGCTCGCCGATGCCGCGCAGGCGCTCCGCGCCGAGCTGGCGCAGCACGCCGGCGACCTGGCGTCGCGCTACACGCTGGCCACGGTGCTGGACCTCGACGGGCAGCCGGACGCGGCGATCGGCGAATTGCGGCTGGTGCTGCGCGCCCATCCCGATCATGCGAACGCGCGGTATCTGCTCGGCAAGATCCTGCTGGCCCGCGGCGACGCCGGGACGGCGCTGTCACACCTGGAGATCGCCGTGCGCCTCGCGCCGCAGGATGCGAACATCCACTACCAGCTCGGGCTCACCTATCAGAAACTCGGGCAGCCGGATCTCGCGCGCCGGCAGTTCGAGGAATTCCAGAAGCTGAAGGACCAGGGCCGGAAAGGGGGCGCATGA
- a CDS encoding VWA domain-containing protein translates to MPPFATRIVLTGFIPRLCGSAAALACAASLSAQQTPPQLPRPTFSASVDIVSVDVNVIDRNGRPVRDLAAADFTLTVDGRPRKIASAQFVPVTAPDKAAAPPPAHYTSNLSAANGRLIVIVVDRGSIAPLRSKDVLAAAARFVERLAPSDRVALFSIPSGPAVDFTTDHDAVVAALLRTDGQANPGPGTKNIGIAEAIGFERGNRIVMETAIERECGGVPGRAGGNSEVLTCMKLVTEEAGIVAAYARERAQNTVAGLRAILERFGAGDTPKTLVLISEGLVIDGERFAATGLARALAAAHATIYALKPEPSDADASQQRAPQNRARDRAVYEDGLITVTRAGGGDMFRVIADPDFAFARLSAELSGYYLLGFEPEPADRDGKEHSIQVSVARPDVAIRSRPQFTFGAAGKTTQQVITELLRTPVAVGELPMRLTTYAFQDPDTPKVRLLVAMEIDRSDGATGAMALGMVMVKAGGEVGTTFYQPSIGAPDRPDPHGQRAFATLLVDPGQYTLKAAVVDKDGRRGSLERPVRAFMTRMSRFRATELLIGDDTSGGTGAGSVVPTITGDLSGDQLFTYLELFADSAAAFEGTSVSIEVVPAGGTQAVGRAAATLQPVEEGQPVRAVSGAVPIALLTPGPYTARAVVSVDGKTVGQMTRPFRVAR, encoded by the coding sequence GTGCCGCCGTTCGCAACCCGGATCGTGTTGACCGGCTTCATCCCGCGTTTGTGCGGCAGCGCGGCCGCGCTCGCGTGCGCCGCGTCGCTGTCCGCGCAGCAGACGCCGCCGCAGCTTCCCCGGCCCACGTTTTCCGCGTCCGTCGACATCGTCTCGGTGGACGTCAACGTCATCGACCGGAACGGGCGTCCGGTCCGCGACCTCGCCGCCGCCGACTTCACGCTCACCGTCGACGGCCGCCCGCGAAAGATCGCGTCGGCGCAGTTCGTCCCGGTCACCGCGCCCGACAAGGCTGCCGCCCCGCCGCCGGCGCACTACACCAGCAACCTGTCGGCCGCCAACGGCCGGCTGATCGTCATCGTCGTGGACCGGGGCAGCATCGCGCCGCTGCGCTCGAAGGACGTGCTGGCGGCCGCCGCGCGCTTCGTCGAACGGCTCGCGCCATCCGATCGCGTCGCGCTCTTCTCCATCCCGTCGGGTCCGGCCGTGGACTTCACCACCGACCACGACGCCGTCGTCGCCGCGCTGCTGCGCACGGACGGCCAGGCGAACCCCGGGCCGGGCACGAAGAACATCGGCATCGCGGAGGCGATCGGATTCGAGCGCGGCAACCGCATCGTGATGGAGACGGCGATCGAGCGCGAGTGCGGCGGCGTGCCCGGCCGCGCCGGCGGCAACTCCGAGGTCCTGACCTGCATGAAGCTGGTCACGGAAGAGGCCGGCATCGTCGCCGCCTACGCGCGGGAACGGGCGCAGAACACGGTCGCCGGGCTGCGCGCGATCCTCGAGCGCTTCGGCGCCGGCGACACGCCCAAGACGCTGGTGCTCATCTCGGAGGGGCTGGTGATCGATGGCGAGCGCTTCGCCGCCACGGGGCTGGCGCGCGCGCTCGCCGCCGCGCACGCGACGATCTACGCGCTCAAGCCGGAGCCGTCCGACGCCGACGCCTCGCAGCAGCGCGCGCCGCAGAACCGCGCCAGGGATCGCGCGGTCTACGAGGACGGCTTGATCACTGTCACCAGGGCCGGCGGCGGCGACATGTTCCGCGTCATCGCCGATCCGGACTTTGCCTTCGCGCGCCTCAGCGCCGAGCTCTCCGGCTATTACCTGCTCGGCTTCGAGCCGGAGCCCGCGGATCGCGACGGCAAGGAGCACAGCATCCAGGTCAGCGTCGCGCGTCCCGACGTCGCGATCCGATCGCGCCCGCAGTTCACCTTCGGCGCCGCCGGCAAGACGACGCAGCAGGTGATCACCGAGCTCCTGCGTACGCCGGTGGCGGTCGGCGAGCTGCCGATGCGGCTCACCACCTACGCCTTTCAGGATCCGGACACGCCGAAGGTGCGCCTGCTCGTGGCGATGGAGATCGATCGGTCGGACGGCGCCACCGGCGCGATGGCGCTCGGAATGGTGATGGTCAAAGCCGGAGGCGAAGTGGGGACGACGTTCTATCAGCCGTCCATCGGCGCGCCCGATCGGCCCGACCCGCACGGCCAGCGCGCCTTCGCCACGCTGCTCGTCGATCCCGGCCAGTACACGCTGAAGGCCGCCGTCGTCGACAAGGACGGGCGCCGCGGCAGCCTCGAGCGCCCGGTGCGCGCGTTCATGACGCGCATGTCGCGCTTCCGCGCCACCGAGCTGCTGATCGGCGACGACACCAGCGGCGGCACGGGCGCGGGGAGCGTGGTCCCGACGATCACGGGCGACCTGTCAGGCGATCAGCTGTTCACCTACCTGGAGCTGTTCGCGGACTCGGCGGCCGCGTTCGAGGGGACGTCGGTGTCGATCGAAGTGGTCCCCGCCGGCGGCACGCAGGCGGTCGGACGCGCGGCGGCGACACTTCAGCCCGTCGAGGAGGGACAGCCGGTCCGCGCCGTCTCGGGGGCCGTTCCGATCGCGCTGCTGACGCCGGGCCCGTACACGGCAAGGGCCGTCGTCAGCGTCGACGGGAAGACCGTCGGACAGATGACGCGGCCCTTCCGCGTGGCCAGGTAG
- a CDS encoding carboxypeptidase regulatory-like domain-containing protein — protein MWFRSVVVAATLLICAAPVLAQRTSAILRGTVTDASKALVPGATVTVTNADTGLTQTAVTNESGIYSFSQLPIGRYQLKVELQGFKTATRTDIVLAVADQREIDIELAPGSLSETISVTAESTPVKTSGGDVSGIITGEQIRELPLNGRNFLQLATLMPGVSAPDFLNVKDKGLLGGSDLSISGGGVTTNLWTVDGANNNDVGSNRTILVYPSVDAIEEFKILRNSYGAEFGQAGGAQINIVTRGGTNTFHGSGFYFGRNDALDSKNYFLKQAKQPKQELTRNDFGWTLGGPIRRDRMHFFASQEWNIERRGTARAAFVPTQAERNGDFSGPAIAGCTLPTPNDPLTGQPFPGNRIPANRLSPAGQAFLSLYPLPNTTPAAGSCNNWVTSVTTPLDWRQENVRVDYTITNASRLMVRYTQDTWTNNAPSNQGNLWGDDPFPSVDSNWDQPGRSFAISLNQNLGSKAVNSLQFSYSANKITVTRGEGEPGLNARINQLMPSIFPSSGHLYAGDEGHPVFWGGGGYQALWNEAPFHNNQDLFVLKDDYTLVFGKHMLKAGALVSINQKNEDVGGFGSFENSAFWGSGGLPGWGATSGNLLADFLIRDMTFGFSENSGQRQVPQRWRDAEFYVADSWKATQRLTLDYGVRYSLFLNPYAQDNRIMSFDPAAYSAALGSDPCNGLLQVPGTDWCGQAGLRGGTAGPNRSLFPQSTNNWAPRLGLAWDVNGNGKSAVRAGLGLFYLRERLSPGLNVGNNPPFIRNTNGLRTLDTNVDPCGCFGTTLGAPSSGREQRAANPHNWQWNISYQREILPHTTWDIGYVANKGLDLLRTMDINQVVPGDRNRNGVEDRLDFLRAQGGAGVGDIRPYGAWGDRRITFWTHDGESTYHSLQTQVVSRWGASQVQASYTLSRNEANVALDNSSGSLSGDESAIDLSDFSRDFGLANTDRRHVFNAALVLAGPPMDDAPGWRGKVLGGWELGVITQAASGQALTIYTGSIPGLNGGPSGTGYTDNQRPNATGADCRADDSAHPEQIIDPAAVTLTGFQLGTIGSLKRGACRGPGLFQTDLAFYKTMRAPGRVQVQLRFEIFNVFNRTNFLSQGLNNTMNPVSVTFNTGNAQTATSITGYTLPGNFGQATRTRDPRQAQFGLKISF, from the coding sequence ATGTGGTTCCGTTCCGTAGTAGTTGCAGCAACTCTCCTGATCTGCGCCGCGCCGGTGCTGGCGCAGCGAACGTCCGCGATTCTCCGCGGCACCGTCACGGATGCTTCGAAGGCGCTCGTGCCTGGCGCGACGGTCACGGTGACGAACGCCGACACCGGCCTCACGCAGACCGCGGTCACCAACGAGTCGGGCATCTACTCCTTCAGTCAGCTGCCGATCGGCCGCTACCAGTTGAAGGTGGAGCTGCAGGGATTCAAGACCGCCACGCGCACCGACATCGTCCTGGCCGTCGCGGATCAGCGCGAGATCGACATCGAGCTGGCCCCCGGTTCGCTGTCCGAGACGATCAGCGTGACGGCGGAATCGACGCCGGTCAAGACCAGCGGCGGCGACGTGTCCGGCATCATCACCGGCGAGCAGATCCGCGAGCTTCCGCTGAACGGCCGCAACTTCCTGCAGCTCGCCACGCTGATGCCCGGCGTCAGCGCGCCTGACTTCCTCAACGTCAAGGACAAGGGGCTGCTCGGCGGCTCCGACCTGTCGATCAGCGGCGGCGGCGTGACCACCAACCTGTGGACCGTCGACGGCGCGAACAACAACGACGTCGGATCGAACCGCACCATCCTGGTCTATCCGTCGGTCGATGCGATCGAGGAGTTCAAGATTCTGCGCAACAGCTACGGCGCCGAATTCGGGCAGGCCGGCGGCGCGCAGATCAACATCGTCACCCGCGGCGGCACGAACACGTTCCATGGCAGCGGCTTCTACTTCGGCCGCAACGACGCGCTCGATTCCAAGAACTACTTCCTGAAGCAGGCGAAGCAGCCGAAGCAGGAGCTGACCCGCAACGATTTCGGCTGGACGCTCGGCGGACCGATCCGCCGCGACCGGATGCACTTCTTTGCGTCGCAGGAGTGGAACATCGAGCGCCGCGGCACCGCGCGCGCGGCGTTCGTGCCGACCCAGGCCGAGCGCAACGGCGACTTCAGCGGTCCGGCGATCGCGGGGTGCACGCTGCCGACGCCGAACGATCCGCTCACCGGGCAGCCGTTCCCCGGCAATCGCATTCCGGCCAATCGCCTCAGCCCGGCCGGGCAGGCGTTCCTCAGTCTGTATCCGCTGCCCAATACGACGCCGGCCGCGGGCAGCTGCAACAACTGGGTGACGTCGGTCACCACCCCGCTCGACTGGCGCCAGGAGAACGTGCGCGTCGACTACACCATCACCAACGCGTCGCGGCTGATGGTGCGTTACACGCAGGACACGTGGACCAACAACGCGCCGAGCAATCAGGGGAACCTGTGGGGCGACGACCCCTTCCCGTCCGTCGATTCGAACTGGGATCAACCGGGCCGATCGTTCGCCATCTCGCTGAACCAGAATCTGGGCTCGAAGGCGGTCAACAGCCTGCAGTTCTCGTACTCGGCCAACAAGATCACGGTGACGCGCGGCGAGGGGGAGCCGGGCCTGAACGCGCGCATCAATCAACTGATGCCGTCGATCTTCCCGTCGAGCGGCCATCTCTATGCCGGGGACGAAGGACACCCGGTCTTCTGGGGCGGCGGCGGGTACCAGGCGCTCTGGAACGAGGCGCCCTTCCACAACAACCAGGACCTCTTCGTCCTCAAAGACGACTACACGCTGGTGTTCGGCAAGCACATGCTCAAGGCCGGCGCCCTCGTCAGCATCAACCAGAAGAACGAAGACGTCGGCGGCTTCGGCTCGTTCGAGAACTCCGCCTTCTGGGGCTCGGGCGGTCTGCCGGGCTGGGGCGCGACCAGCGGCAACCTGCTCGCGGACTTCCTGATCAGGGACATGACCTTCGGCTTCTCCGAGAACTCGGGGCAGCGGCAGGTTCCGCAGCGGTGGCGTGACGCCGAGTTCTACGTGGCCGATTCCTGGAAGGCGACGCAGCGGCTCACGCTCGATTACGGTGTGCGGTATTCGCTGTTCCTGAACCCGTACGCCCAGGACAACCGGATCATGAGCTTCGATCCGGCCGCCTACAGTGCGGCGCTCGGCAGCGATCCGTGCAACGGCCTGCTCCAGGTGCCCGGCACGGACTGGTGCGGTCAGGCCGGCCTGCGCGGCGGAACCGCCGGACCGAACCGGTCGCTGTTCCCGCAGTCCACGAACAACTGGGCGCCGCGGCTCGGCCTGGCCTGGGACGTCAATGGCAATGGCAAGTCCGCGGTCCGCGCCGGACTGGGGCTGTTCTATTTGCGCGAGCGCCTGAGTCCGGGCTTGAACGTCGGCAACAACCCGCCGTTCATCCGCAACACCAACGGACTCCGGACCCTCGATACGAACGTCGATCCGTGCGGCTGTTTCGGCACCACGCTCGGCGCGCCGAGCTCGGGACGCGAGCAGCGCGCCGCCAACCCGCACAACTGGCAGTGGAACATCTCCTACCAGCGCGAGATCCTCCCGCACACGACGTGGGACATCGGGTACGTGGCGAACAAGGGGCTCGACCTGCTCCGCACGATGGACATCAACCAGGTCGTGCCCGGCGATCGCAACCGCAACGGCGTCGAGGATCGCCTCGACTTCCTCCGCGCCCAGGGGGGTGCCGGGGTCGGCGACATCCGCCCGTACGGCGCGTGGGGCGATCGCCGCATCACGTTCTGGACGCACGACGGTGAGTCGACCTACCACTCACTGCAGACGCAGGTCGTCAGCCGATGGGGCGCGTCGCAGGTGCAGGCGTCGTACACCCTCTCGCGCAACGAAGCCAACGTCGCGCTCGACAACAGCTCCGGCAGCCTCTCGGGGGACGAGTCCGCGATCGATCTGAGCGATTTCTCGCGCGACTTCGGTCTGGCCAACACGGATCGCCGCCACGTGTTCAACGCCGCGCTGGTGCTCGCCGGGCCGCCGATGGACGACGCGCCCGGGTGGCGCGGAAAAGTGCTCGGGGGATGGGAACTGGGCGTGATCACCCAGGCCGCTTCGGGTCAGGCGCTGACCATCTACACCGGCAGCATTCCGGGCCTGAACGGCGGTCCGTCGGGCACCGGCTATACGGACAATCAGCGGCCCAACGCCACCGGCGCCGACTGCCGCGCCGACGACAGCGCGCATCCCGAGCAGATCATCGATCCGGCGGCCGTCACGCTGACCGGCTTCCAGCTCGGCACGATCGGCAGCCTGAAACGCGGCGCCTGCCGCGGCCCCGGGCTGTTCCAGACCGACCTCGCGTTCTACAAGACGATGCGGGCGCCCGGCCGGGTGCAGGTGCAGCTGCGCTTCGAGATCTTCAACGTGTTCAACCGGACCAACTTCCTGTCGCAGGGGCTGAACAACACGATGAACCCGGTGTCGGTGACGTTCAACACCGGCAACGCGCAGACCGCGACGAGCATCACCGGTTACACGCTGCCCGGGAACTTCGGCCAGGCGACGAGAACGCGCGATCCGCGCCAGGCGCAGTTCGGACTGAAGATCAGTTTCTAG
- a CDS encoding NIPSNAP family protein, giving the protein MVRREFLAGLPVLPAMAAEWQSSSGGAPAGAPQIYEWRQYSLRTGTQPRRLADYLQNALLPALNRLGHTPVGVFEAVFGVPSPTVFVLTPFASADALAAREAQLDKDEAFTRASATYGDSAATDPVYVRQEISILSAFPQMPRIQVPAATAAKGPRLFELRTYESHNERAHRAKVRMFAEMGEIDIFKRAGLTPVFFARTLAGPKMPNLVYMLVHDNMAAREKSWDAFRTDAEWRKLSQTPGFTDPEIVSNITTVFLRPAGYSQI; this is encoded by the coding sequence ATGGTGCGACGTGAATTCCTTGCCGGTCTCCCGGTTCTTCCGGCCATGGCGGCCGAGTGGCAGTCTTCCAGCGGCGGGGCGCCGGCCGGCGCCCCGCAGATCTACGAGTGGCGGCAGTATTCGCTGCGGACGGGCACGCAGCCGCGGCGGCTCGCCGACTATCTTCAGAACGCGTTGCTTCCGGCGCTGAATCGGCTCGGCCATACGCCCGTGGGTGTGTTCGAGGCGGTCTTCGGCGTGCCGTCGCCGACCGTGTTCGTGCTGACGCCCTTCGCCTCGGCGGACGCGCTCGCGGCCCGGGAGGCGCAGCTCGACAAGGACGAGGCGTTCACGCGCGCCTCGGCGACCTACGGCGATTCGGCCGCAACCGATCCGGTGTACGTGCGGCAGGAGATCTCGATCCTGTCGGCGTTTCCGCAGATGCCGCGGATCCAGGTGCCCGCCGCCACCGCCGCGAAGGGGCCGCGGCTGTTCGAGCTGCGCACCTACGAAAGCCACAACGAGCGGGCGCACCGCGCGAAGGTCAGGATGTTCGCGGAGATGGGGGAGATCGACATCTTCAAGCGCGCCGGGCTGACGCCGGTGTTCTTCGCGCGCACGCTGGCCGGCCCGAAGATGCCGAATCTCGTCTACATGCTGGTGCACGACAACATGGCGGCGCGCGAGAAGAGCTGGGACGCGTTCCGCACCGACGCCGAATGGCGCAAGCTCTCGCAGACGCCCGGGTTCACCGATCCCGAGATCGTGTCGAACATCACCACGGTGTTCCTCAGGCCGGCGGGGTATTCGCAGATCTGA
- a CDS encoding sulfatase-like hydrolase/transferase produces MRAPTFLLIVSVAAGAASCARSTPPSSGSSAVNRPNVLLVTIDTLRADAIGAYGHPRAGTPWMDRIAAAGVRFDRAHAHNVVTLPSHANILSGLYPIDHGVRDNAGFRFPEAVPTLATRLKERGYATAAFISAFPLASRFGLVRGFDVYEDSFVDAVPRTPLLEQERPGVVTVALARRWLDAHAGEPTFTWVHLFEPHAPYARNDYAADVAAADAALEPLLAPVLSGAGTGRTVVVLTADHGEALGEHGEQTHGVFAYEATLRVPLIVLAPGISGGRVVSTPARHVDIAPTILHAVGAPADPALRGRSLLADGGSSDDISYFESLSPALNRGWAPLRGVMRGASKYIDLPVAELYDITADPAEQRNLASTRQGEVRDLRTALARFDEKHGAASRVAEHADAAARLRSLGYTTGAAALRERYSEADDPKRLMGLDARLQEAVRLHTGGQRAHALAVARGVVAERPDMRVGWMTLAQIQRDGRDLEGAIASMRRALALAPEDAQTLSLLGAYLTERGRAAEAIALLSPAAARPQADLQVLVTLGLAQAQAGRGDEAQATIERARAGHPSNSRLLVELGTVQLAANRRDAARRTFELAVQRNPGLARAYSSLAAIHVEDGRDAEAIAAWREAARLDAGEYGRIFLLGIGLARAQKTGPARTCLSFFAGNAPPGPYAREIAAARAWLAGQVR; encoded by the coding sequence ATGCGGGCACCGACTTTCCTGCTCATCGTTTCAGTCGCCGCCGGCGCCGCGAGTTGCGCCCGATCGACGCCGCCGTCGAGCGGCTCGTCCGCGGTCAACCGCCCGAACGTGCTGCTCGTCACGATCGACACGCTCCGTGCCGATGCGATCGGCGCCTACGGACACCCGCGCGCCGGAACGCCCTGGATGGATCGGATCGCGGCCGCGGGCGTGCGCTTCGATCGCGCCCACGCCCACAACGTCGTAACCCTGCCGTCGCACGCCAACATACTGTCGGGCCTCTACCCCATCGATCACGGCGTGCGCGACAACGCCGGATTCCGCTTCCCGGAGGCCGTGCCGACGCTCGCTACCCGCTTGAAAGAGCGCGGGTATGCGACCGCCGCCTTCATCAGTGCGTTTCCGCTCGCCTCCCGGTTCGGACTCGTCCGGGGATTCGATGTCTACGAAGACAGCTTCGTCGACGCCGTTCCGCGGACGCCGCTCCTCGAACAGGAACGGCCGGGTGTCGTAACGGTCGCGCTGGCGAGGCGATGGCTCGACGCCCATGCCGGGGAGCCGACGTTCACCTGGGTGCACCTCTTCGAGCCGCACGCGCCGTACGCGCGGAACGACTACGCCGCCGACGTGGCGGCGGCCGACGCCGCGCTCGAGCCGCTGCTCGCGCCGGTGCTCTCCGGCGCTGGAACGGGCCGGACGGTCGTCGTGCTGACCGCGGATCATGGCGAGGCGTTGGGGGAGCACGGCGAACAGACCCACGGCGTCTTCGCGTACGAAGCCACCCTCCGGGTGCCGCTCATCGTGCTCGCTCCAGGAATCTCCGGCGGCCGCGTTGTCTCGACGCCGGCGCGTCACGTCGACATCGCCCCCACGATTCTCCACGCGGTGGGCGCGCCGGCGGATCCGGCGCTTCGCGGGCGGAGCCTGCTCGCGGACGGCGGATCGTCCGATGACATCAGCTACTTCGAATCGCTGTCTCCCGCCTTGAACCGGGGATGGGCGCCGCTCCGCGGCGTCATGCGAGGTGCGTCGAAGTACATCGATCTGCCGGTTGCCGAGCTGTACGACATCACGGCCGACCCGGCGGAACAGCGCAACCTCGCGTCGACGCGTCAGGGGGAGGTGCGCGATCTCCGGACCGCCCTCGCGCGGTTCGACGAGAAGCACGGCGCAGCCTCGCGCGTCGCCGAGCACGCGGACGCGGCAGCGCGGCTGCGGAGCCTCGGGTATACGACCGGAGCGGCGGCACTGCGCGAGCGGTACAGCGAGGCAGACGATCCGAAGCGGCTGATGGGACTCGACGCGCGCCTCCAGGAAGCGGTTCGCCTGCACACCGGCGGCCAGCGCGCGCACGCCCTCGCAGTCGCGCGCGGCGTCGTCGCCGAGCGCCCCGACATGCGCGTGGGATGGATGACGCTCGCGCAGATTCAGCGCGACGGCCGGGATCTCGAGGGCGCCATCGCATCGATGCGGCGGGCGCTGGCGCTCGCGCCGGAGGATGCGCAGACCCTGTCGTTGCTGGGCGCCTACCTCACCGAGCGCGGACGCGCCGCCGAGGCGATCGCGCTGCTCTCCCCCGCCGCGGCGCGGCCGCAGGCGGATCTGCAGGTTCTCGTCACTCTGGGCCTGGCACAGGCGCAGGCGGGGCGCGGTGACGAGGCGCAGGCGACGATCGAGCGCGCACGGGCCGGGCACCCGTCGAACTCGCGCCTGCTCGTCGAACTGGGAACGGTCCAGCTCGCCGCCAACCGCCGCGACGCCGCCCGACGCACGTTCGAGCTGGCCGTACAGCGCAATCCGGGGCTTGCCCGTGCGTACAGCTCCCTCGCGGCGATCCACGTCGAAGACGGGCGGGACGCCGAGGCCATCGCCGCCTGGCGCGAAGCGGCCCGGCTGGATGCAGGGGAATACGGCCGCATCTTTCTGCTCGGCATCGGTCTCGCCCGCGCGCAGAAGACCGGCCCCGCTCGCACCTGTCTCTCGTTCTTTGCCGGCAACGCACCACCAGGTCCGTATGCGCGCGAGATCGCCGCGGCGCGCGCCTGGCTCGCCGGACAAGTCCGCTAG